The Bacillus carboniphilus genome contains a region encoding:
- a CDS encoding twin-arginine translocase TatA/TatE family subunit has translation MGPGMGSILVIGLIALLIFGPKKLPELGKAAGNTLREFKNATKGLADDDSETNTNKETK, from the coding sequence ATGGGTCCAGGTATGGGGAGTATTCTAGTTATTGGATTAATTGCATTATTAATTTTTGGACCGAAAAAATTACCGGAGCTAGGAAAAGCGGCTGGTAATACGTTGAGAGAGTTCAAAAATGCAACAAAAGGCTTGGCTGACGATGACAGCGAAACAAATACAAATAAAGAAACAAAATAG
- a CDS encoding CPBP family intramembrane glutamic endopeptidase produces MKKQYWFIVLTYIIAQLSAGPGGFLLYFQFGIGEHIESTENAILYASFYWLIGSFIVCLGITICLLWHERYQRNELIGKPVSIPISISWIISGVFIALIAQGIAASIEMYIFNIEPGSENTEMITSFIQQIPVLILVTSIIGPILEEIIFRKILFGVIYSKSNFIIAALISSLLFSVVHGDLEHTLIYTAMGFTFAFLYYQTKRIIVPIMAHVLMNTFVVAIQLFYKPLLDEIVSNFISSLF; encoded by the coding sequence TTGAAAAAACAATATTGGTTTATTGTCCTCACATACATTATTGCTCAATTATCAGCTGGCCCAGGTGGATTTTTATTATATTTTCAGTTCGGTATAGGTGAACATATTGAAAGCACTGAAAATGCTATTCTATACGCCTCCTTTTACTGGTTAATTGGCAGCTTTATCGTATGTTTGGGGATTACCATCTGTCTGTTATGGCATGAACGATATCAAAGAAATGAACTGATCGGAAAACCAGTGTCAATACCTATTTCAATCTCTTGGATTATTTCTGGAGTCTTTATTGCTTTAATTGCGCAAGGAATTGCCGCATCGATTGAAATGTACATTTTTAATATCGAGCCTGGATCTGAAAATACAGAGATGATTACCTCATTTATTCAGCAAATACCGGTACTCATCCTCGTTACATCAATTATAGGTCCAATTCTTGAAGAAATCATTTTTAGAAAAATCCTTTTTGGTGTGATTTACTCTAAGAGTAATTTCATCATAGCTGCTCTGATCAGCTCATTATTATTCTCAGTGGTTCATGGTGATCTAGAGCACACCTTAATTTATACAGCAATGGGCTTCACATTTGCCTTCTTATACTATCAGACGAAACGTATTATTGTACCAATCATGGCTCATGTTTTAATGAATACATTTGTCGTTGCTATTCAACTATTTTATAAACCTCTGTTGGATGAGATAGTGAGCAATTTTATTTCTTCTTTATTTTAA
- a CDS encoding redox-sensing transcriptional repressor Rex: MYIDQSKIPQATAKRLPLYYRFLKNIHASGKQRVSSKELSEAVKVDSATIRRDFSYFGALGKKGYGYNVNYLLSFFRKTLDQDELTKVTLIGVGNLGTAFLHYNFIKNNNTQITLAYDIDKDKVGKVVGDVPIFNLDELEESLPEDVTAAILTVPSQVAQSITDRLISKGIKGILNFTPARLTVPEHIRVHHIDLAVELQSLVYFMKHYPIE; encoded by the coding sequence GTGTATATTGATCAATCCAAAATACCACAAGCAACAGCAAAGCGCCTTCCACTTTATTATCGATTTTTGAAAAATATCCATGCTTCAGGTAAGCAACGAGTATCTTCTAAAGAGCTTAGTGAAGCAGTAAAGGTAGATTCTGCGACGATAAGACGAGATTTCTCATATTTTGGTGCTTTAGGGAAAAAAGGTTATGGATACAATGTTAACTATTTGTTATCTTTCTTTAGAAAAACGCTTGATCAAGATGAACTAACAAAAGTAACCTTAATTGGTGTTGGAAACTTAGGTACAGCTTTCTTGCATTATAACTTTATAAAAAATAACAACACTCAAATTACACTTGCCTATGACATAGATAAAGATAAAGTGGGTAAAGTTGTTGGGGATGTTCCTATTTTTAATTTAGATGAATTAGAAGAAAGTTTACCGGAAGATGTAACCGCTGCGATTTTAACTGTTCCATCTCAAGTGGCTCAATCTATTACAGATCGTTTAATTTCAAAAGGAATTAAAGGGATACTTAACTTTACGCCAGCAAGGTTGACTGTACCGGAACACATTCGTGTTCATCATATTGATTTGGCGGTTGAATTACAGTCATTGGTTTATTTTATGAAACATTATCCTATAGAATAG
- the tatC gene encoding twin-arginine translocase subunit TatC gives MNEREMSVLEHIEELRRRLVIVVVFFLIAFIGGFFLAKPMILYLQQTDEAKQLTLNAFRLTDPLFVYLQFAIIIAFVIIFPVILYQLWAFISPGLYKKEQRVTLGYIPIAILLFLSGISFSYFILFPFIIDFMINISNNLDVQQTIGLNEYFTFLWQLTLPFGILFQLPVVIMFLTRLGIITPQFLTVSRKYAYFVLLVVATLITPPELMSHLLVTVPLLLLYEFSIVISRFTYRRTLKKQADEEEKEKSR, from the coding sequence ATGAACGAACGAGAGATGTCGGTCCTTGAGCATATTGAAGAACTAAGAAGACGGCTAGTTATAGTAGTCGTTTTCTTTTTAATTGCTTTTATAGGTGGCTTTTTTTTAGCAAAACCGATGATTCTTTATTTACAACAAACGGATGAAGCAAAACAATTAACGCTGAATGCATTTAGACTGACCGATCCATTGTTTGTGTATTTACAATTTGCCATCATCATTGCGTTTGTTATTATTTTTCCAGTTATTTTATATCAATTATGGGCCTTTATTAGCCCAGGTTTATATAAGAAGGAACAACGAGTGACGTTAGGCTATATTCCAATTGCCATTTTGTTATTTTTGTCAGGTATTTCCTTTTCTTATTTTATTTTGTTTCCGTTTATCATTGATTTTATGATCAATATTTCAAACAATTTAGATGTTCAACAAACGATAGGCTTAAACGAATATTTCACTTTTTTATGGCAGTTGACCTTGCCTTTTGGAATTTTATTTCAGTTACCTGTTGTGATTATGTTTTTAACGAGATTAGGAATTATTACTCCGCAATTTTTAACGGTGTCACGTAAATATGCTTACTTTGTGCTCTTAGTGGTGGCAACTTTAATTACACCACCTGAGTTAATGTCTCATCTTTTAGTGACAGTGCCTTTGTTATTACTATATGAATTCAGTATTGTGATCTCTCGATTTACTTACAGGCGAACGTTAAAAAAGCAAGCTGACGAGGAAGAAAAAGAAAAAAGCCGCTAA
- the groL gene encoding chaperonin GroEL (60 kDa chaperone family; promotes refolding of misfolded polypeptides especially under stressful conditions; forms two stacked rings of heptamers to form a barrel-shaped 14mer; ends can be capped by GroES; misfolded proteins enter the barrel where they are refolded when GroES binds) → MAKDIKFSEDARRSMLRGVDTLADAVKVTLGPKGRNVVLEKKFGSPLITNDGVTIAKEIELEDAFENMGAKLVAEVASKTNDVAGDGTTTATVLAQAMIREGLKNVTSGANPVGVRKGIEKAVETAVKELKTISKPIEGKESIAQVASISAADEEVGQLIAEAMERVGNDGVITIEESKGFNTELEVVEGMQFDRGYASPYMVTDSDKMEAVLENPYILITDKKITNIQEVLPLLEQVVQQGKPLLMIAEDVEGEALATLVVNKLRGTFNAVAVKAPGFGDRRKAMLEDIAILTGGEVITEELGLDLKSATIDQLGTASKVVVTKEDTTIVEGAGESDQIAARVNQIRTQLEETTSEFDREKLQERLAKLAGGVAVIKVGAATETELKERKLRIEDALNSTRAAVEEGIVSGGGTALVNVYSKVSSIKAEGDVETGINIVLRALEEPIRQIADNAGLEGSIVVDRLKREKIGVGYNAATGEWVNMIDSGIVDPTKVTRYALQNAASVAAMFLTTEAVVADKPEENEGAAGMPDMGGMGGMGGMGGMM, encoded by the coding sequence ATGGCAAAAGATATTAAATTTAGTGAAGACGCTCGTCGTTCCATGTTACGTGGTGTGGATACGTTAGCAGATGCAGTAAAAGTAACGCTTGGACCAAAAGGACGTAATGTGGTTCTAGAGAAAAAGTTTGGTTCTCCTTTAATTACTAACGATGGTGTGACAATTGCAAAGGAAATCGAACTTGAAGATGCATTTGAAAACATGGGAGCAAAACTTGTTGCTGAAGTAGCAAGTAAAACAAACGATGTTGCTGGTGACGGAACTACTACAGCAACCGTTCTAGCTCAAGCTATGATTCGTGAAGGATTAAAGAACGTTACTTCAGGTGCAAACCCTGTAGGTGTTCGTAAAGGGATTGAAAAAGCAGTTGAAACAGCTGTTAAAGAGTTAAAAACAATTTCTAAGCCTATTGAAGGTAAAGAATCAATCGCTCAAGTTGCTTCTATTTCTGCTGCTGATGAAGAAGTAGGTCAATTAATTGCTGAAGCTATGGAGCGTGTAGGTAACGATGGTGTTATCACAATTGAAGAATCTAAAGGCTTCAACACTGAGCTTGAAGTTGTTGAAGGTATGCAGTTCGATCGCGGATATGCATCCCCATACATGGTAACGGACTCTGATAAAATGGAAGCCGTTTTAGAGAATCCATACATTCTTATCACAGATAAGAAGATTACCAACATTCAAGAAGTTCTTCCATTGTTAGAACAAGTGGTTCAACAAGGAAAACCATTATTAATGATCGCTGAAGATGTTGAAGGAGAAGCTCTAGCAACATTAGTTGTGAACAAACTTCGCGGTACATTTAATGCAGTTGCTGTTAAAGCTCCTGGATTCGGTGACCGTCGTAAAGCGATGCTTGAAGATATCGCAATCCTAACAGGTGGTGAAGTGATCACTGAAGAACTAGGATTAGACCTTAAGAGTGCGACAATTGATCAACTTGGTACAGCTTCAAAAGTAGTTGTAACAAAAGAAGATACAACGATCGTTGAAGGTGCTGGTGAATCTGATCAAATCGCTGCTCGCGTAAATCAAATTCGTACACAATTAGAAGAAACGACTTCTGAATTTGACCGTGAAAAATTACAAGAGCGTCTTGCTAAATTAGCTGGCGGAGTAGCTGTCATCAAAGTTGGTGCAGCAACTGAAACTGAATTAAAAGAGCGTAAACTTCGTATTGAAGACGCATTAAACTCAACTCGTGCTGCAGTAGAAGAAGGAATTGTTTCTGGTGGTGGTACAGCATTAGTGAACGTTTATAGCAAAGTTTCTTCTATTAAAGCTGAAGGTGACGTAGAAACGGGAATTAACATCGTTCTTCGCGCACTTGAAGAGCCAATTCGCCAAATCGCAGACAACGCTGGTCTTGAAGGATCAATCGTTGTTGACCGCTTAAAACGTGAAAAAATCGGTGTTGGTTACAACGCTGCTACTGGTGAGTGGGTAAACATGATCGACAGCGGTATCGTTGATCCTACAAAAGTGACTCGTTATGCACTTCAAAACGCTGCATCTGTCGCAGCTATGTTCTTAACAACAGAAGCAGTTGTTGCTGACAAACCAGAAGAAAACGAAGGTGCTGCTGGAATGCCTGACATGGGCGGTATGGGCGGCATGGGTGGAATGGGCGGCATGATGTAA
- the groES gene encoding co-chaperone GroES — protein sequence MLKPLGDRVVIELVETEEKTASGIVLPDSAKEKPQEGKVVAVGTGRVLDNGERVALDVVVGDRIIFSKYSGTEVKYEGTEYLVLRESDILAVIG from the coding sequence TTGTTAAAGCCATTAGGTGATCGCGTAGTTATTGAGCTTGTTGAAACAGAAGAAAAAACAGCAAGCGGAATTGTGTTACCCGATTCTGCTAAAGAAAAACCTCAAGAGGGTAAAGTAGTAGCAGTAGGTACAGGTCGTGTTTTAGACAATGGTGAGCGTGTAGCTCTTGATGTAGTAGTAGGTGACCGTATCATCTTCTCAAAATATTCAGGTACTGAAGTGAAGTATGAAGGTACGGAATACTTAGTTTTACGTGAAAGTGACATTTTAGCTGTTATTGGTTAA